A stretch of Buteo buteo chromosome 9, bButBut1.hap1.1, whole genome shotgun sequence DNA encodes these proteins:
- the STRADA gene encoding STE20-related kinase adapter protein alpha isoform X3, translated as MSNFLPDSSCYELLTIIGRGFEDLMVVNLARYKPTGEYVTVRRVNLEACTNEMVTFLQGELHVSKLFNHPNIVPYKATFIADNELWVVTSFMAYGSAKDLICTHFMDGMSELAIAYILQGVLKALDYIHHMGYVHRSVKASHILISVDGKVYLSGLRSNLSMINHGQRLKVVHDFPKYSIKVLPWLSPEVLQQNLQGYDAKSDIYSVGITACELANGHVPFKDMPSTQMLLEKLNGTVPCLLDTTTIPADELTMKTSRSSANYGMGESMAISNVRAANGEPTLHPYLRTFSTYFHNFVEQCLQRNPDFRPSAGTLLNHPFFKQIKRRASEALPELLRPVTPITNFEGTRPQDPSGIFGLVSNLEQLDVDDWEF; from the exons ATGAGCAACTTCCTACCAGACAGCAGCTGTTATGAGTTGCTCACTATTATAG gCAGAGGCTTTGAAGACTTGATGGTTGTGAACCTGGCCAGGTATAAACCCACAGGAGAGTATGTCACAGTCAGAAGAGTGAACTTGGAGGCCTGTACAAACGAAATGGTCACGTTCTTGCAG gggGAACTTCATGTTTCCAAGCTCTTCAACCACCCTAACATTGTGCCATACAAAGCAACTTTCATAGCTGACAATGAGCTATGGGTAGTGACATCTTTCATGGCATACG gtTCTGCAAAAGATTTAATCTGTACCCATTTTATGGATGGGATGAGTGAACTGGCTATTGCATATATCCTCCAAGGTGTATTGAAAGCACTTGACTACATCCACCATATGGGCTACGTAcatag gagTGTTAAAGCCAGCCATATCCTGATCTCTGTGGACGGGAAGGTGTACCTCTCTGGCCTGCGAAGTAATCTAAGTATGATCAACCATGGGCAGCGACTCAAAGTTGTTCATGACTTTCCCAAATACAGCATCAAAGTCCTGCCTTGGCTCAGTCCTGAAGTCTTGCAGCag AATCTCCAGGGTTACGATGCGAAATCTGACATTTACAGTGTAGGGATAACAGCCTGTGAGCTGGCAAATGGACACGTACCATTTAAAGACATGCCTTCTACTCAG ATGCTCTTGGAAAAGCTGAATGGAACTGTTCCCTGCCTGCTGGACACCACCACAATTCCTGCTGATGAGCTGACTATGAAGACCTCCCGTTCAAGTGCTAACTATGGGATGGGCGAGAGCATGGCTATTAGCAACGTGAGAGCGGCCAATGGAGAGCCAACCCTGCACCCTTATCTTCGGACCTTCTCCACTTACTTCCATAACTTTGTAGAGCAGTGCCTCCAGCGGAATCCCGATTTCAG GCCAAGCGCAGGCACTCTGCTTAATCATCCCTTTTTCAAGCAG ATCAAGCGTCGCGCTTCTGAAGCACTCCCTGAACTCCTGCGCCCTGTCACCCCAATCACCAATTTTGAAGGAACGCGGCCCCAGGATCCCAGTGGCATTTTTGGGCTGGTGTCAAACCTGGAGCAGCTGGATGTGGATGACTGGGAATTCTAG
- the STRADA gene encoding STE20-related kinase adapter protein alpha isoform X1 — translation MSFLVSKPERIRRWVSEKFIVEGLREFELFGEQPPGDSRRKTNEASSESIASSPKRDTMSNFLPDSSCYELLTIIGRGFEDLMVVNLARYKPTGEYVTVRRVNLEACTNEMVTFLQGELHVSKLFNHPNIVPYKATFIADNELWVVTSFMAYGSAKDLICTHFMDGMSELAIAYILQGVLKALDYIHHMGYVHRSVKASHILISVDGKVYLSGLRSNLSMINHGQRLKVVHDFPKYSIKVLPWLSPEVLQQNLQGYDAKSDIYSVGITACELANGHVPFKDMPSTQMLLEKLNGTVPCLLDTTTIPADELTMKTSRSSANYGMGESMAISNVRAANGEPTLHPYLRTFSTYFHNFVEQCLQRNPDFRPSAGTLLNHPFFKQIKRRASEALPELLRPVTPITNFEGTRPQDPSGIFGLVSNLEQLDVDDWEF, via the exons acaAATGAGGCGAGCTCCGAGTCGATAGCTTCTTCCCCTAAAAGGGACACCATGAGCAACTTCCTACCAGACAGCAGCTGTTATGAGTTGCTCACTATTATAG gCAGAGGCTTTGAAGACTTGATGGTTGTGAACCTGGCCAGGTATAAACCCACAGGAGAGTATGTCACAGTCAGAAGAGTGAACTTGGAGGCCTGTACAAACGAAATGGTCACGTTCTTGCAG gggGAACTTCATGTTTCCAAGCTCTTCAACCACCCTAACATTGTGCCATACAAAGCAACTTTCATAGCTGACAATGAGCTATGGGTAGTGACATCTTTCATGGCATACG gtTCTGCAAAAGATTTAATCTGTACCCATTTTATGGATGGGATGAGTGAACTGGCTATTGCATATATCCTCCAAGGTGTATTGAAAGCACTTGACTACATCCACCATATGGGCTACGTAcatag gagTGTTAAAGCCAGCCATATCCTGATCTCTGTGGACGGGAAGGTGTACCTCTCTGGCCTGCGAAGTAATCTAAGTATGATCAACCATGGGCAGCGACTCAAAGTTGTTCATGACTTTCCCAAATACAGCATCAAAGTCCTGCCTTGGCTCAGTCCTGAAGTCTTGCAGCag AATCTCCAGGGTTACGATGCGAAATCTGACATTTACAGTGTAGGGATAACAGCCTGTGAGCTGGCAAATGGACACGTACCATTTAAAGACATGCCTTCTACTCAG ATGCTCTTGGAAAAGCTGAATGGAACTGTTCCCTGCCTGCTGGACACCACCACAATTCCTGCTGATGAGCTGACTATGAAGACCTCCCGTTCAAGTGCTAACTATGGGATGGGCGAGAGCATGGCTATTAGCAACGTGAGAGCGGCCAATGGAGAGCCAACCCTGCACCCTTATCTTCGGACCTTCTCCACTTACTTCCATAACTTTGTAGAGCAGTGCCTCCAGCGGAATCCCGATTTCAG GCCAAGCGCAGGCACTCTGCTTAATCATCCCTTTTTCAAGCAG ATCAAGCGTCGCGCTTCTGAAGCACTCCCTGAACTCCTGCGCCCTGTCACCCCAATCACCAATTTTGAAGGAACGCGGCCCCAGGATCCCAGTGGCATTTTTGGGCTGGTGTCAAACCTGGAGCAGCTGGATGTGGATGACTGGGAATTCTAG
- the STRADA gene encoding STE20-related kinase adapter protein alpha isoform X2, whose amino-acid sequence MSFLRWVSEKFIVEGLREFELFGEQPPGDSRRKTNEASSESIASSPKRDTMSNFLPDSSCYELLTIIGRGFEDLMVVNLARYKPTGEYVTVRRVNLEACTNEMVTFLQGELHVSKLFNHPNIVPYKATFIADNELWVVTSFMAYGSAKDLICTHFMDGMSELAIAYILQGVLKALDYIHHMGYVHRSVKASHILISVDGKVYLSGLRSNLSMINHGQRLKVVHDFPKYSIKVLPWLSPEVLQQNLQGYDAKSDIYSVGITACELANGHVPFKDMPSTQMLLEKLNGTVPCLLDTTTIPADELTMKTSRSSANYGMGESMAISNVRAANGEPTLHPYLRTFSTYFHNFVEQCLQRNPDFRPSAGTLLNHPFFKQIKRRASEALPELLRPVTPITNFEGTRPQDPSGIFGLVSNLEQLDVDDWEF is encoded by the exons acaAATGAGGCGAGCTCCGAGTCGATAGCTTCTTCCCCTAAAAGGGACACCATGAGCAACTTCCTACCAGACAGCAGCTGTTATGAGTTGCTCACTATTATAG gCAGAGGCTTTGAAGACTTGATGGTTGTGAACCTGGCCAGGTATAAACCCACAGGAGAGTATGTCACAGTCAGAAGAGTGAACTTGGAGGCCTGTACAAACGAAATGGTCACGTTCTTGCAG gggGAACTTCATGTTTCCAAGCTCTTCAACCACCCTAACATTGTGCCATACAAAGCAACTTTCATAGCTGACAATGAGCTATGGGTAGTGACATCTTTCATGGCATACG gtTCTGCAAAAGATTTAATCTGTACCCATTTTATGGATGGGATGAGTGAACTGGCTATTGCATATATCCTCCAAGGTGTATTGAAAGCACTTGACTACATCCACCATATGGGCTACGTAcatag gagTGTTAAAGCCAGCCATATCCTGATCTCTGTGGACGGGAAGGTGTACCTCTCTGGCCTGCGAAGTAATCTAAGTATGATCAACCATGGGCAGCGACTCAAAGTTGTTCATGACTTTCCCAAATACAGCATCAAAGTCCTGCCTTGGCTCAGTCCTGAAGTCTTGCAGCag AATCTCCAGGGTTACGATGCGAAATCTGACATTTACAGTGTAGGGATAACAGCCTGTGAGCTGGCAAATGGACACGTACCATTTAAAGACATGCCTTCTACTCAG ATGCTCTTGGAAAAGCTGAATGGAACTGTTCCCTGCCTGCTGGACACCACCACAATTCCTGCTGATGAGCTGACTATGAAGACCTCCCGTTCAAGTGCTAACTATGGGATGGGCGAGAGCATGGCTATTAGCAACGTGAGAGCGGCCAATGGAGAGCCAACCCTGCACCCTTATCTTCGGACCTTCTCCACTTACTTCCATAACTTTGTAGAGCAGTGCCTCCAGCGGAATCCCGATTTCAG GCCAAGCGCAGGCACTCTGCTTAATCATCCCTTTTTCAAGCAG ATCAAGCGTCGCGCTTCTGAAGCACTCCCTGAACTCCTGCGCCCTGTCACCCCAATCACCAATTTTGAAGGAACGCGGCCCCAGGATCCCAGTGGCATTTTTGGGCTGGTGTCAAACCTGGAGCAGCTGGATGTGGATGACTGGGAATTCTAG